The DNA region CCATGGTAACAGGAGGGAGGTGATGCCGTATGACAGTGTTTGAATCACTCACCGTTATGATCGCGTTTGCGTGTCTGGTAGTGGCAATCCTGTCATTTGATAGAAAAAACTAAAACCGCCCTTGAGTTTGGCCAGCTCTGGCGGTTTTAGACTGTCAAGTGTGCCAATCCCCTTAAGGGAACCTTAGCTATTGCGCGACCGTTTCGATGTTACAGCATCGAACGGCCTTTTTGTGAAAAGAAAACCATACGCTAGGCG from Pueribacillus theae includes:
- a CDS encoding putative holin-like toxin; translated protein: MTVFESLTVMIAFACLVVAILSFDRKN